The Struthio camelus isolate bStrCam1 chromosome 15, bStrCam1.hap1, whole genome shotgun sequence nucleotide sequence GTCCCGTCATTTGGCAGCGCTCTGCATCAGTGAGGTGCTAGTATTGAACCTCTGCCGATGTCTCTGGCGATAAGCAGGTGCGTGTCTGATTTTTGTCTCTCTCCCTAAAGAACTTCGAGGTGGAGGCTGATGACTTGGTGACTATTTCAGAGCTGGGCCGGGGGGCCTACGGCGTGGTGGAGAAAGTCCGGCATGCTCAGAGCGGCACCATCATGGCTGTGAAGGTGAGGACTGCTTGTTGCTGACGGGGTGGGGAATTGGGAGCAGAGAGACTCTGCTGCTGAACTCTCCCGGTCGTAGCAaaatggggacatggagatgagGGAGGCTTGTCTTGGTTTGGCAGTCTCCAGTGTCTGCATGCAGCCTGTTACAGCTTGGCCGCTGTGAGGGTGTGAGCAGGCTCCGCGCTGATACCGGCTGGGCACTACTGCTCTCGATAAGCAGGTGCTGAAATCCAGGCTCAGTGCCCACACCCAGTTAGACACCGCAGAGTCTGGATGTCAGAGTGCCCATTCAGGCTGCTGGCCTGATACCATGTCTGCTGCAGAGTTTGCCAAGGTTTTGTAGTTTGTTAGGGTGCTTTCTgaaagaggagatctgggcatctCCCTGGAGTGCTACTATCTGCAAAAAAAGTGCAAAACGCTTGCCCTGGACTCAAAACCGCAGGTCCTTTGAGTCAGAGTGAGGGAACCTCCCTCCTCAGATTATAGTGTTATTCTACCTACATCAAAaaccatattttttttctcttcctaaatttttttttttttgtcccagagGATTCGAGCGACTGTGAACACGCAGGAGCAGAAGAGGTTATTGATGGACTTGGACATCTCCATGAGGACAGTTGACTGCTTCTACACTGTCACCTTCTATGGAGCCCTCTTCCGAGAGGTAGTGAGATAGTGTGAGAGCTGGTGGGCTATGCAGCAGCTTGGGTGTGTGATTTTACTGGAGGTGCAAATTTTTCTCGAACcgcctctgctttcttcagccaAACTAGGCTATTTGAGGTGCTGCCATGATTTAAAGTCATTAGCTTGCCTGCTTCAGGCAGCGTTCAGCTCCCACACTACCCAAGGGACTGAGGTCCTTTCTTCGCTTCCGTAGTAGTTTCAGTGATACCTAAACAGCTGTGTCTCTCTCTGTCCAGTGCAGAGCCTGTGTGCTGGCCTGAGGCCAACAGTGGCTGCCCAACGGGATCTTCAGGTTGCCCTGAAGGCAGCGTCTGTCCACACCgctcccttcagctcctggggTGCCAGGGTATCCCCTCTCCCCCATCAACTGCTTTTCTCTGTCTGCAGGGCGATGTGTGGATCTGCATGGAGCTCATGGACACCTCCCTAGATAAATTCTACAAGAAGgtgctggagaagaaaaaaaccatcCCTGAAGACATCTTGGGGAAAATGGCCGTGTCTGTGAGTGCTTCTCGGGTTCCTATGTAGTTTTGTGTATCCCCTGAGCCTTGCGGTGATGCATAACACACCTCATGTGTAACTCGGCACCGTAAGGTTACGTTTTGCTTTCAGACTAGGGTTTGCTGACTGCAGCCCTTTGGAGGTCTCTTTTCAGGGACACAGCATTTGGAAATGGGCGGTGTGTTTGCAGTGAAAGGCTGGTGCTATGTGTGACTGACTCTTTCGCTCTTTTTATCACTAGATTGTACGAGCCCTGGAGCATCTGCATAGTAAACTGTCTGTGATCCACAGAGGTACGTACTGAATGGGATTAGCGTGACGTGGCTGGAGTGCTAGCCTTGAAATAGGTTAGGTAAGGAGTCCTTCCCACAAAATATGTGGAGTGTGTGCTTCTGGGATGCCTACAGTGGTGTCTAATGGAGTTTGGGACCTTGGTGGACAGACCTGAATGCCCAAGGCCTGACCTTGAGATGTACCCTTTGTGTGTCTGCTTGCCTGATGctgttcttttccccttttgtagACAAAGAGTTGAACATTATGACTGAATTCCTCACTGTCTGTATTGTTACGGGCATCTCTGGTTCTCTCCCTCTGAGTAGAGAGATGAATTGCAGGTGGCTCTTGGGGATAAATTCCCCTGGCTTTGCTGCCTGGATAGTTTCAGTGAGGTGTGGTCTGAAAGAGACCTTGCAAATCAAGGATGGGAATTGTAATGCCCAGGTCCTGTTCTTCATCCTGATGTAGTTCCTTGTATACCTCTGGACAGATCGTGATGATGGAGACATGAGCTGTCCCAAGAACTCGATGGGAGTTGAGCATTTAAGGCTGCATTGGGCATATAACTCTCTCCTTGAGGAGATGGACGTTAACTCCCCAGCATCTTATTTCAGCCACATAAGGGCCTTTTGACCTGCTTTGTTAGATAGGAGGCCCCTTCTGTCCTGAGGGCCTAGTTCTAGTTTGCCATGAGCAGCCTTTATTGAAACAAAAGAATGGTGGGGTTTTGCCTTTTTTCGCTTGTTTTAAGACCCTTCTAGTCCTCTCACAGGCTCTGCTCCTCTAGTAGCTCAGTGGTACCTCAGCAAAAAGCTTGAGCTGctgtctcttgttctctctcttagATGTGAAACCTTCCAACGTGCTTATAAACAAGGAGGGACATGTGAAAATGTGTGATTTTGGAATCAGTGGCTACTTGGTGGACTCCGTGGCAAAGACCATGGATGCTGGCTGCAAGCCGTACATGGCTGTAAGTGTGTTCATGTGTGATCTAACTTAACATCCTTCAGCTGCCTTTAGCCTTGACTTTAAGAGGCTGTCGCTTAGAAAGCAGTCCTGGTTCACCTTTGTCCTGCGATATAGAAACCACTGCAGTGTGCTCTGGGCATCCTGACTCAGCAGAGTCCTCTAAGGACGGGATTATACTCCCTTTAAGCCCTACTGTTTGTGTTAATCCTACAGCGGACTCTTCCTTCATCACTTTCCATTTGCAGAAGGGTAAAGGGGTGCCTGGCTGTTTGTGGTGGTTTAAAGGGCTACTCCTAGCTGGCTAGAAGATGCTGAGGCTTCTCTTGGCAGGatcattttaaagtttgtttcaTCCTCTCAATTCACTTTGAATTTTCCATTGGCATCCATGGCGTATCTGGGGGTAGATAGCGCTGCTGGGGTAGGGATCACGGTACGTGGATTGTACAAGTCTTGCTTGGGAGCTGAAGGAGAGTTCGTGTGGGTTATGCGGAGAAAAATGTGGCCTTCATCAATGTTTGCAGATACAACCTTGAACCCTGCCCTCTTGGGAAGGTCTGTGCCTGAACGTGACCCAGGAAAATCCATCCAGCCTGGGTTTTGTAGCCAGAGGTTTGCTCTGTGTGGTTTGCACTGGGAAAACAGGATAGAACTGTAGTATCTTTCATTTTGCTGTTACAGCCGGAGAGGATAAACCCTGAGCTGAACCAGAAGGGCTACAACGTGAAGTCAGATGTCTGGAGTCTCGGGATCACGATGGTAATGCAGGAGGGCTGGAGACTGCACCTGGCATTcctgggggtgggatggggcctTTGTTGGCTGTGCTCTAACCAAATTCTGAGCTTGTTACTTAGGGCATGAGCCAAATTGTCCAAGACACAGTGctgcggagctgctctctgcATCCAGGGCGGATAGCTGTGAGCCAGTGTGTGCAGCCAGGTGTTGCCACCACTGCCATGGCCCTTGCTGAGTTTGCTCATTAGCTTGACTGGAGATAGCCCATCTGCCTGCCC carries:
- the MAP2K3 gene encoding dual specificity mitogen-activated protein kinase kinase 3 isoform X2, which encodes MSLPRDSKGSLEPHKPVKSKKKRELRIPCFTIKQPVANTTPPRNLDSRTFITIGDKNFEVEADDLVTISELGRGAYGVVEKVRHAQSGTIMAVKRIRATVNTQEQKRLLMDLDISMRTVDCFYTVTFYGALFREGDVWICMELMDTSLDKFYKKVLEKKKTIPEDILGKMAVSIVRALEHLHSKLSVIHRDVKPSNVLINKEGHVKMCDFGISGYLVDSVAKTMDAGCKPYMAPERINPELNQKGYNVKSDVWSLGITMIELAILRFPYESWGTPFQQLKQVVEEPSPQLPADRFSKEFVDFTAQCLRKNPAERMNYLELMEHPFFTLHDTKETDMASFVTEILGEDS
- the MAP2K3 gene encoding dual specificity mitogen-activated protein kinase kinase 3 isoform X3 — encoded protein: MEGRDSKGSLEPHKPVKSKKKRELRIPCFTIKQPVANTTPPRNLDSRTFITIGDKNFEVEADDLVTISELGRGAYGVVEKVRHAQSGTIMAVKRIRATVNTQEQKRLLMDLDISMRTVDCFYTVTFYGALFREGDVWICMELMDTSLDKFYKKVLEKKKTIPEDILGKMAVSIVRALEHLHSKLSVIHRDVKPSNVLINKEGHVKMCDFGISGYLVDSVAKTMDAGCKPYMAPERINPELNQKGYNVKSDVWSLGITMIELAILRFPYESWGTPFQQLKQVVEEPSPQLPADRFSKEFVDFTAQCLRKNPAERMNYLELMEHPFFTLHDTKETDMASFVTEILGEDS
- the MAP2K3 gene encoding dual specificity mitogen-activated protein kinase kinase 3 isoform X1, whose amino-acid sequence is MDKKQDSKGSLEPHKPVKSKKKRELRIPCFTIKQPVANTTPPRNLDSRTFITIGDKNFEVEADDLVTISELGRGAYGVVEKVRHAQSGTIMAVKRIRATVNTQEQKRLLMDLDISMRTVDCFYTVTFYGALFREGDVWICMELMDTSLDKFYKKVLEKKKTIPEDILGKMAVSIVRALEHLHSKLSVIHRDVKPSNVLINKEGHVKMCDFGISGYLVDSVAKTMDAGCKPYMAPERINPELNQKGYNVKSDVWSLGITMIELAILRFPYESWGTPFQQLKQVVEEPSPQLPADRFSKEFVDFTAQCLRKNPAERMNYLELMEHPFFTLHDTKETDMASFVTEILGEDS